One Malus domestica chromosome 11, GDT2T_hap1 genomic region harbors:
- the LOC103436047 gene encoding copper-transporting ATPase HMA4-like, producing the protein MDLNNSSGGVDVEVMDNLKEPLLKPLDIDNKDKRIRTVKFKIGDIECASCATTIESVLGKLDGIKSATVSPIEGQAAVNYIPVLINARKIKEAVEDAGFPVSEFPEQDVAVCRLRIKGMACTSCSESVECALRMVDGVKNAVVGLALEEAKVHFDPNLTDTSCIIQAIEDAGFGAELISSGNDVSKLHLKLEGIDSPEDMTIVQSSVESVGGVSNVEVNLAEKKVTITYDSDLTGPRSLIRCIEEAGRESKVYQASLYVPPRPREAERKHEIQMYRNQFFLSCLFSVPIFLFSMVLPMLPPYGNWLDYKVHNMLTVGMLLRWILCTPVQFIVGRRFYVGSYHALRRRSANMDVLVALGTNVAYFYSVYIAIKAFALDKFEGQDFFETSSMLISFILLGKYLEVLAKGKTSDALAKLTDLAPDTAFLLSLDDDDNVISEIEISTQLIQKNDILKVAPGAKVPVDGIVVRGHSYVNESMITGEATPISKKLGDKVIGGTMNENGCLLVKATHVGSETALSQIVQLVEAAQLARAPVQKLADQISKFFVPTVVIVAFLTWLGWFIPGEFGLFPENWIPKGMDKFELALQFGISVLVVACPCALGLATPTAVMVATGKGASQGVLIKGGNALEKAHKVKTVVFDKTGTLTVGKPVVVNAVLFSSYSMEEFCAVSIATEANSEHPIAKSVVEHAKRLLKTFGSTEHVMEAKDFEVHTGAGVSGRVGEKMVLVGNKRLMRHNNVQVGPEVEKYVSEHENLARTCVLVAIDGKIAGSFAVTDPVKPEAARVISYLHSMNITSIMVTGDNWATAAAIAKEVGINKVYAETDPLGKADRIKELQMKGMAVAMVGDGINDSPALVAADVGMAIGAGTDVAIEAADIVLMKSNLEDVVTAIDLSRKTMSRIRLNYVWALGYNILGMPVAAGVLFPFTGIRLPPWLAGACMAASSLSVVCSSLLLQSYKKPLHIQSVSNGKFA; encoded by the exons ATGGACTTAAACAATTCGAGTGGTGGAGTGGATGTTGAAGTGATGGATAATCTGAAGGAGCCTCTGTTGAAGCCTTTGGATATTGATAACAAAGATAAAAGAATTAGAACAGTGAAGTTTAAAATAGGGGATATCGAGTGTGCATCTTGTGCAACTACCATTGAATCTGTGTTGGGAAAGCTTGATGGGATCAAGAGTGCAACAGTGTCGCCCATTGAAGGCCAAGCTGCAGTCAATTATATACCAGTGCTCATTAAT gcaagaaaaattaaggaAGCTGTAGAAGACGCTGGTTTCCCTGTTTCTGAATTTCCAGAACAAGATGTAGCAGTATGCCGACTGAGGATAAAAGGAATGGCATGCACCAGCTGCTCCGAGTCTGTTGAGTGCGCTCTTCGAATGGTCGATGGAGTGAAAAATGCAGTTGTTGGTCtagcccttgaagaagcaaagGTTCACTTTGATCCCAACCTCACTGATACTAGTTGCATTATTCAAGCAATTGAAGATGCTGGCTTTGGGGCTGAACTGATTAGTTCTGGGAATGATGTCAGCAAACTTCATCTAAAACTTGAAGGAATTGATTCTCCAGAGGATATGACTATTGTCCAATCCTCCGTTGAATCAGTTGGAGGAGTAAGTAATGTTGAAGTCAACTTGGCAGAGAAGAAGGTGACTATTACCTATGATTCAGACCTCACAGGTCCAAGATCTCTTATACGTTGTATTGAAGAAGCTGGCCGTGAATCCAAGGTGTACCAGGCAAGCTTGTATGTTCCTCCAAGACCAAGAGAAGCTGAGCGGAAACATGAGATTCAGATGTACAGGAACCAGTTTTTCCTTAGCTGCCTATTTTCGGTTCCTATATTTTTATTCTCAATGGTGCTTCCGATGCTTCCTCCTTATGGAAACTGGTTAGACTACAAGGTTCACAATATGCTCACAGTAGGGATGCTTTTAAGATGGATTCTTTGCACACCAGTGCAGTTCATTGTTGGCCGGAG GTTCTATGTTGGATCATATCATGCATTGAGACGTAGATCAGCTAATATGGATGTTCTTGTTGCACTGGGCACCAATGTTGCTTATTTTTACTCTGTCTATATTGCAATAAAAGCATTTGCTTTGGATAAATTTGAAGGGCAAGATTTCTTTGAAACTAGTTCTATGTTGATATCCTTTATACTCTTGGGAAAGTACTTAGAAGTTCTGGCTAAAGGGAAGACATCTGATGCTTTGGCGAAGCTGACAGACCTTGCTCCTGATACGGCTTTTCTGTTGTCATTAGATGACGATGACAATGTTATCTCAGAGATCGAAATCAGCACTCAACTTATTCAAAAAAATGATATACTTAAGGTTGCTCCGGGGGCAAAAGTTCCTGTTGATGGGATTGTAGTTCGTGGTCACAGCTATGTGAATGAGAGTATGATCACAGGAGAGGCAACACCCATTTCTAAAAAACTTGGTGACAAG GTAATTGGTGGCACTATGAATGAGAATGGATGCTTACTGGTGAAGGCAACTCATGTTGGTTCGGAGACTGCACTTTCCCAAATAGTTCAACTTGTTGAAGCTGCACAGCTTGCCAGAGCACCTGTTCAGAAACTAGCTGACCAGATTTCAAAGTTTTTTGTTCCAACA GTTGTTATTGTAGCATTTTTGACATGGCTTGGATGGTTCATCCCTGGAGAATTTGGTCTTTTCCCGGAAAACTGGATACCAAAAGGCATGGATAAATTTGAGCTGGCATTACAATTCGGTATCTCAGTATTAGTAGTTGCTTGCCCTTGTGCCTTGGGACTAGCAACCCCTACAGCAGTAATGGTTGCAACAGGGAAGGGTGCTTCGCAAGGTGTTCTTATCAAGGGTGGAAATGCACTCGAAAAGGCTCATAAG GTGAAAACAGTTGTCTTTGATAAAACTGGGACTCTGACAGTTGGGAAACCCGTGGTAGTCAATGCAGTGCTCTTCTCCAGTTACTCAATGGAGGAGTTCTGTGCTGTCTCTATTGCCACAGAG GCAAATAGTGAACACCCAATAGCGAAATCGGTGGTGGAGCATGCTAAGAGGCTGCTAAAGACGTTTGGATCAACTGAACATGTAATGGAGGCTAAGGATTTTGAGGTGCACACAGGAGCTGGCGTTAGTGGAAGAGTTGGTGAAAAAATGGTTTTGGTTGGGAACAAGAGACTCATGCGGCATAATAATGTCCAGGTTGGTCCTGAGGTTGAGAAATATGTTTCGGAACATGAGAATCTGGCTCGAACATGTGTGTTGGTTGCCATTGATGGAAAGATTGCGGGGTCTTTTGCTGTAACTGATCCAGTGAAGCCAGAGGCTGCGCGGGTCATCTCTTATCTTCACTCGATGAACATTACCAGCATCATGGTTACTGGTGATAACTGGGCTACAGCAGCAGCCATCGCAAAGGAGGTTGGCATTAATAAGGTGTATGCTGAGACGGATCCACTGGGAAAAGCTGATAGAATCAAAGAATTGCAG ATGAAAGGAATGGCGGTGGCAATGGTGGGAGATGGAATCAATGACTCTCCAGCTTTGGTTGCAGCAGATGTTGGCATGGCAATTGGTGCTGGCACCGACGTAGCTATAGAAGCCGCTGATATAGTTCTGATGAAGAGCAACTTGGAAGATGTAGTTACAGCCATAGATCTCTCCAGAAAAACTATGTCACGAATTCGATTGAATTATGTCTGGGCCCTGGGCTACAATATCCTCGGCATGCCAGTCGCAGCTGGAGTCTTGTTCCCTTTCACTGGAATTCGACTACCACCATGGCTTGCCGGTGCATGTATGGCTGCTTCATCTCTCAGCGTGGtatgttcttctctcttgttGCAGTCATATAAGAAGCCCTTGCATATTCAGAGCGTCTCGAACGGCAAGTTTGCGTGA